One Pyrofollis japonicus DNA window includes the following coding sequences:
- a CDS encoding glycosyltransferase encodes MKREISVAIVAADKRKVLPYLLRTLMLNQNRKYIREIIINNLNNDNPRLKSIITNLSNKYNIEFKIVHVCGWSDPLEACRRRLARIASGKIVSFLDDDVIVSPKWGYEVHKAFHKYRCDVVAGILLPPRPYKNIVKKSFSRYIARGLTVYNTWFLCRCGLRIKSDDIIVIEPPSYCYTSCSSGLWGANLSIKRQLYLNMKNDEFLGYMSGKPIGGDDNKTIIWAFRKKMRVCLSLNAVAYHFTEPYKASRLYIFKKYSYFSKIYNNFLKTAFDKDLYSINYGYVREAINTVLQELANDFSIKPISVLDTLTIMILILLKKVFKNDSK; translated from the coding sequence TTGAAGAGAGAGATTAGTGTTGCAATAGTAGCAGCAGATAAGAGAAAGGTTCTACCATATCTTTTAAGAACCTTAATGCTCAATCAAAATAGAAAATACATTAGAGAAATAATTATTAATAATCTAAATAATGACAATCCTCGATTAAAGAGCATTATAACTAATTTATCAAACAAATATAATATCGAGTTTAAAATTGTTCATGTATGTGGCTGGTCTGATCCTCTAGAAGCATGCAGACGGAGGCTAGCAAGAATAGCTTCTGGCAAGATAGTATCTTTTCTAGATGATGATGTTATTGTAAGTCCTAAATGGGGTTATGAGGTACATAAAGCCTTCCATAAATATCGATGTGATGTTGTAGCTGGTATTCTGTTGCCTCCTAGACCCTATAAAAATATTGTTAAAAAAAGCTTTTCAAGATATATTGCAAGGGGCCTGACGGTTTATAATACATGGTTTCTTTGCCGATGTGGCCTAAGGATTAAATCAGATGACATAATAGTGATAGAGCCTCCATCTTATTGCTACACATCATGCTCATCAGGACTATGGGGTGCAAATCTTTCTATTAAGAGACAATTATACTTGAATATGAAAAACGATGAGTTTCTAGGCTATATGTCTGGAAAGCCTATAGGAGGAGATGACAATAAAACTATTATATGGGCCTTTCGTAAGAAAATGCGAGTATGTTTATCATTAAACGCTGTAGCTTATCATTTCACAGAACCATATAAAGCATCTAGATTATACATATTTAAAAAATATTCCTATTTTTCAAAAATATATAATAATTTTTTGAAAACTGCGTTTGATAAGGATTTATATAGTATAAATTATGGTTACGTAAGAGAAGCCATAAATACAGTATTACAAGAACTTGCAAATGATTTTTCCATCAAGCCTATAAGTGTATTAGATACACTTACTATAATGATATTAATACTTTTAAAAAAGGTATTTAAAAATGACTCAAAATAA